From Haloarcula hispanica ATCC 33960, the proteins below share one genomic window:
- a CDS encoding Gfo/Idh/MocA family protein has protein sequence MTLDIGMLGYRFMGKAHANALDRLPMFFPEAPAVNKDVLVGRDEDALADAADQFGFDRTATDWRAIVDEVDVFYNLGPNHVHAEPSIAALEAGTPTFCEKPLAPTLDTAEEMAEAAADADVPAGAAFNYRFVPAIQYAKGLIDDGTLGEIHHFRGQYLQDWLVDSDAPWSWRNDAEMAGSGALGDLGSHTIDLARFLLGDTAGEITDVSGHLQTFTEERPVEGSDETRQVTVDDAYSAQLSFDSGAMGTLEASRVANGHKNAHTIEIEGSKGAIKFDLERLNELQVLTEGDRGFQQVLITDEDDPYVDHWWPPGHVIGWEHTFVHENYEFLSAVADGRQQEPSFADGLAAQRVLDAIEQSDDRGERVSL, from the coding sequence ATGACCCTCGATATCGGTATGCTCGGCTACCGCTTCATGGGCAAGGCCCACGCAAACGCGCTGGACCGCCTGCCCATGTTTTTCCCCGAAGCGCCCGCCGTCAACAAGGACGTGCTCGTCGGCCGCGACGAGGACGCGCTGGCCGACGCGGCCGACCAGTTCGGATTCGACCGGACTGCAACAGACTGGCGGGCTATCGTCGACGAGGTAGACGTGTTCTACAATCTCGGCCCGAACCACGTCCACGCCGAGCCGTCCATCGCGGCGCTAGAGGCCGGTACGCCGACGTTCTGCGAGAAACCGCTTGCGCCCACGCTCGATACGGCTGAGGAAATGGCCGAGGCCGCCGCGGACGCCGACGTGCCCGCGGGCGCGGCGTTCAACTATCGGTTCGTCCCGGCCATCCAGTACGCGAAGGGACTCATCGACGACGGCACACTCGGCGAGATTCACCACTTCCGCGGCCAGTACCTGCAGGACTGGCTGGTCGACTCCGACGCGCCGTGGTCTTGGCGCAACGACGCGGAGATGGCTGGCAGCGGGGCGCTCGGCGACCTCGGGTCGCACACCATCGACCTGGCCCGGTTCCTGCTTGGCGACACCGCCGGCGAGATAACCGATGTGAGCGGTCACCTCCAGACGTTCACCGAGGAGCGCCCCGTGGAGGGAAGCGACGAGACGCGACAGGTGACTGTCGATGACGCCTACAGCGCACAGCTTTCGTTCGACAGCGGCGCGATGGGAACGCTGGAGGCCTCCCGCGTCGCCAACGGCCACAAGAACGCCCACACCATCGAAATCGAGGGGTCGAAGGGCGCGATCAAGTTCGACCTCGAACGGCTGAACGAACTGCAGGTGCTGACCGAGGGCGACCGCGGCTTCCAGCAGGTGCTTATCACCGACGAAGACGACCCCTACGTCGACCACTGGTGGCCCCCCGGCCACGTCATCGGCTGGGAGCACACGTTCGTCCACGAGAATTACGAGTTCCTCTCGGCCGTGGCCGATGGCAGGCAACAGGAGCCGTCCTTCGCCGACGGCCTCGCCGCACAGCGAGTCCTCGACGCCATCGAACAAAGTGACGACCGCGGCGAGCGGGTCAGCCTGTAG
- a CDS encoding 3-hydroxyacyl-CoA dehydrogenase family protein translates to MIVAVLGTGRRGRDIAQRCVRAGHEVRLRGTDATDVMDRVDEIRHALNGDVSAGIDGTTGLESAVSGSGIVIDATDGGTDSHREVVAETETMVEDETLIAVSDTSMSVTAVATGLRSPNRAVGLNLVDPPDGAIVEVVIAEQTTAATRDRVTDFVESLDASPVVVRDTPGFAALRLELATIAEAVRMVEDGVAGIRDIDRTFERGDSDRDGPLVRADRHGLETVLTALEDLADRLDERFEPPALLRRKVEDGQRGAVTGEGFYVWEEGTPTAGADPDPDVPTRDSEPEFR, encoded by the coding sequence ATGATTGTGGCCGTACTCGGAACCGGACGGCGGGGGCGGGATATCGCACAGCGATGTGTCCGTGCGGGCCACGAGGTACGTCTACGGGGGACGGATGCGACGGACGTGATGGACCGCGTCGACGAGATCCGGCACGCACTCAACGGGGATGTTTCGGCCGGTATCGACGGAACCACGGGACTCGAAAGCGCCGTCAGCGGCAGCGGTATCGTCATCGACGCGACCGACGGTGGGACGGACAGCCACCGAGAAGTGGTCGCCGAAACTGAGACGATGGTCGAGGATGAGACGCTCATCGCCGTCAGCGACACGTCGATGTCGGTGACCGCAGTCGCGACCGGCCTGCGGAGCCCGAACCGGGCCGTCGGCCTCAACCTCGTTGACCCGCCGGACGGCGCTATTGTCGAGGTGGTCATCGCCGAACAGACGACGGCGGCGACCCGCGACCGAGTCACCGACTTCGTCGAGAGCCTGGACGCGTCGCCGGTCGTCGTCCGCGACACGCCGGGATTTGCCGCGCTACGCCTCGAACTCGCTACCATTGCCGAAGCCGTTCGGATGGTCGAGGACGGCGTCGCGGGGATTCGAGATATCGACCGCACGTTCGAGCGTGGCGATTCAGACCGCGACGGGCCACTCGTCCGGGCCGACCGCCACGGGCTGGAAACAGTGCTAACCGCGCTCGAAGACCTCGCCGACCGGCTCGACGAGCGGTTCGAACCACCAGCGTTGCTCCGCCGGAAGGTCGAGGACGGACAGCGAGGCGCTGTCACCGGCGAGGGGTTCTACGTCTGGGAGGAGGGTACCCCGACGGCCGGTGCCGACCCGGACCCGGACGTCCCAACGCGAGATAGCGAGCCCGAGTTCAGATGA
- a CDS encoding redox-regulated ATPase YchF has protein sequence MLSIALAGKPNAGKSTFYKAATMADVDVGNYPFTTIDANRGVSHVRTDCPCLDREERCGDDNCRDGKRYVPVELIDVAGLVPGAHEGRGLGNQFLDELSTADVILNVVDASGGTDAEGEPVEVGEHDPVEDVHFVEEEMDLWLASIVERNWESIERQSRSPDFKLDESLVDMLAGVGASELDVARTLRDLEYPEDPIAWTDEHREALATEIRQRTKPLVVVANKADIAPEGNIEALQEAADVVVPATADGELALRNAAQAGVIDYDPGDPDFDIVGDVSDQQREGLNRIRGVMDDWGGTGVQGALDTAVYDLLDHLTAYPVQNETHWTDGQENVLPDAFLLRQGATPKDLAYAVHSDIGDGYIHAVDARENRRISDETELEEGAVIKIVSDAN, from the coding sequence ATGCTCTCTATCGCGCTGGCCGGCAAACCGAACGCCGGCAAGTCTACTTTCTACAAGGCGGCCACGATGGCCGACGTCGACGTCGGCAACTACCCGTTCACGACCATCGACGCCAACCGCGGCGTCAGCCACGTCCGAACGGACTGCCCCTGTCTCGACCGGGAGGAACGCTGTGGTGACGATAACTGCCGGGACGGCAAGCGCTACGTCCCGGTGGAGCTCATCGACGTGGCCGGCCTCGTCCCCGGCGCACACGAGGGCCGCGGCCTCGGCAACCAGTTCCTCGACGAGCTGTCGACCGCCGACGTAATTCTCAACGTCGTCGACGCCTCCGGCGGGACCGACGCCGAGGGCGAACCGGTCGAGGTCGGCGAGCACGACCCCGTCGAGGACGTGCACTTCGTCGAGGAGGAGATGGACCTGTGGCTCGCCAGCATCGTCGAGCGAAACTGGGAGTCCATCGAACGGCAGTCCCGCTCGCCGGATTTCAAACTCGACGAGTCGCTCGTGGATATGCTGGCCGGTGTCGGGGCCTCCGAACTCGACGTGGCACGGACGCTCCGTGACCTAGAGTACCCCGAGGACCCCATCGCCTGGACCGACGAGCACCGCGAAGCACTGGCGACAGAGATACGCCAGCGGACGAAGCCGCTCGTCGTCGTCGCGAACAAGGCCGATATCGCTCCGGAGGGAAACATCGAAGCCCTGCAGGAAGCCGCCGACGTGGTCGTGCCCGCGACCGCCGACGGCGAACTCGCGTTGCGCAACGCCGCACAGGCTGGCGTCATCGACTACGACCCGGGCGACCCGGACTTCGATATCGTCGGCGACGTGAGCGACCAGCAACGAGAGGGGCTGAACCGCATCCGTGGCGTGATGGACGACTGGGGCGGCACCGGCGTTCAGGGCGCTCTCGACACCGCCGTCTACGACCTGCTCGACCATCTGACGGCCTACCCCGTCCAGAACGAAACGCACTGGACCGACGGCCAGGAGAACGTCCTCCCCGACGCGTTCCTGCTGCGCCAGGGCGCAACGCCCAAAGACCTCGCCTACGCCGTCCACTCCGACATCGGCGACGGGTACATCCACGCCGTCGACGCCCGCGAGAACCGGCGCATCAGCGATGAGACGGAACTTGAGGAGGGAGCGGTCATCAAAATCGTCAGCGACGCGAACTGA
- a CDS encoding 50S ribosomal protein L21e, with the protein MPSSNGPLEGTRDKLKNKPRDRGTSPPQRAVEEFDDGEKVHLKIDPSVPNGRFHPRFDGQTGTVEGKQGDAYKVDIVDGGKAKTIIVTAAHLRRQE; encoded by the coding sequence ATGCCTAGTTCAAACGGACCCCTCGAAGGAACACGAGACAAGCTCAAGAACAAGCCCCGCGACCGCGGCACCTCGCCGCCACAGCGCGCCGTCGAAGAGTTCGACGACGGCGAGAAAGTCCACCTCAAGATCGACCCGTCAGTGCCGAACGGCCGCTTCCACCCGCGGTTCGACGGCCAGACCGGCACCGTCGAAGGGAAGCAGGGTGACGCGTACAAGGTCGACATCGTCGACGGTGGCAAGGCGAAGACCATCATCGTCACCGCTGCGCACCTGCGCCGGCAAGAATGA
- a CDS encoding elongation factor 1-beta, with translation MGKVAAKIKVMPESPEVDLDDLQERLEGVLPEGTKINGFEREDVAFGLVALTPTVIVPDDTGGTEAVEEAFANVDDVESVSVESTGRL, from the coding sequence ATGGGGAAAGTAGCAGCCAAGATCAAGGTCATGCCGGAAAGCCCCGAAGTCGACCTCGACGACCTGCAGGAGCGTCTCGAGGGCGTGCTTCCGGAAGGAACGAAGATCAACGGGTTCGAGCGCGAGGACGTCGCGTTCGGCCTCGTCGCGCTGACGCCGACAGTCATCGTCCCTGACGACACCGGCGGGACGGAAGCCGTCGAAGAGGCCTTTGCGAACGTCGATGACGTCGAGTCGGTCTCCGTCGAGAGCACCGGCCGCCTGTAA
- a CDS encoding CBS domain-containing protein: MATETTVRIEDIMSTPLETISADETVKAAATQMQAQNINGIFVPGAEAGIITTTDIVDAVASGKDLSSATVGDVMTSPVERVTTSLELGEAAAMMTTYDIKHLPVIDEHQDYVGMVSSTDITQALS, from the coding sequence ATGGCCACTGAAACGACCGTTCGTATCGAGGATATCATGTCGACGCCGTTAGAGACGATTTCTGCCGACGAAACCGTCAAAGCGGCCGCGACGCAGATGCAAGCGCAGAACATCAACGGCATCTTCGTGCCGGGGGCAGAGGCGGGTATCATCACCACCACCGACATCGTTGATGCCGTCGCAAGCGGGAAGGACCTCTCGTCGGCGACCGTCGGCGACGTGATGACGTCGCCAGTCGAGCGGGTGACGACCTCGCTCGAACTCGGCGAGGCCGCAGCGATGATGACGACCTACGACATCAAGCACCTCCCCGTCATCGACGAGCATCAGGACTACGTCGGCATGGTGTCGTCGACGGATATCACGCAAGCACTCTCCTGA
- a CDS encoding DUF655 domain-containing protein, which translates to MTESESGGDSMMAAVLDVLPHGRPGDDRPQHQKEPLAYALDVEEFYIYELQLDDKDVDIAFGDRVDLTEFGRVTEVEFEDIPSGARSELDYAVEEIVEANEQRFVDFYNDAQPITLRLHQLNLLPGIGKKLRNTLLDERKRKPFESFEDLEERVSGLHSPKETLVERILEELQDDDLKYRLFVRREEQSS; encoded by the coding sequence ATGACTGAATCGGAGAGCGGCGGCGACTCTATGATGGCGGCTGTCCTCGATGTCCTCCCACACGGGCGGCCCGGAGACGACCGGCCACAGCACCAGAAGGAGCCGCTCGCGTACGCGCTCGACGTCGAGGAGTTCTACATTTACGAGCTCCAGCTCGACGACAAGGACGTTGATATTGCATTCGGTGACCGCGTCGACCTGACGGAGTTCGGCCGCGTGACGGAAGTCGAGTTCGAGGATATCCCGAGCGGTGCCCGCTCGGAGCTTGACTACGCCGTCGAGGAAATCGTCGAAGCGAACGAACAGCGGTTCGTCGACTTCTACAACGACGCCCAGCCGATCACGCTGCGGCTCCACCAGCTGAACCTCCTGCCGGGTATCGGGAAGAAGCTCCGGAACACGCTTCTCGACGAGCGGAAGCGAAAGCCTTTCGAGAGCTTTGAAGACCTCGAAGAGCGCGTCAGCGGCCTCCACAGCCCCAAAGAGACACTTGTCGAGCGGATACTCGAAGAGCTACAGGACGACGACCTGAAGTACCGGCTGTTCGTCCGGCGCGAGGAGCAGTCCTCGTAA
- a CDS encoding 16S ribosomal RNA methyltransferase A, producing MTTTETGARDPDALVRRAGKRADTRQDQHFLVDDRVLDRIPQYATDADVDLSHVLEIGAGPGALTDRLLAAAETVTAIERDPDFAAHLHEEFAEEIAADRLTVVKGDALDIGLPEFTASISNLPYGASSEIAFRLLPEQRPLLLMFQREFAERMAADPATDDYGRLSVTAGHYADAEIVETVPPEAFDPQPRVTSALVRTTPRQPDYTVPSDEFFMDFLKAVFTQRRKTMRNAVRNTAHISGLGDPDAVVEAADEELMSARAGKLTPADFATLATLAYEVGQPEV from the coding sequence ATGACCACGACCGAGACAGGGGCTCGGGACCCCGACGCGCTCGTCCGGCGGGCCGGCAAGCGGGCCGATACCCGGCAGGACCAGCACTTTCTCGTCGACGACCGGGTACTGGACCGCATTCCGCAATACGCGACAGACGCGGACGTTGACCTCTCGCATGTACTGGAGATCGGTGCAGGCCCGGGTGCGCTAACGGACCGATTGCTCGCGGCGGCCGAGACGGTGACCGCAATCGAGCGGGACCCGGACTTCGCGGCCCATCTCCACGAGGAGTTCGCCGAGGAAATCGCGGCGGACCGCCTCACCGTCGTCAAGGGCGACGCGCTCGATATCGGCCTGCCTGAGTTCACCGCCAGCATCTCGAATCTACCCTACGGCGCGTCCTCAGAGATCGCCTTCCGACTGCTGCCCGAGCAGCGCCCGCTCCTGTTGATGTTCCAGCGGGAGTTCGCCGAGCGCATGGCCGCCGACCCCGCGACGGACGACTACGGGCGGCTCTCGGTCACAGCAGGCCACTACGCCGACGCGGAGATTGTTGAGACAGTGCCGCCGGAAGCGTTCGACCCGCAACCCCGCGTCACCAGCGCGCTCGTCCGGACGACGCCGAGGCAACCCGACTACACCGTCCCCAGTGACGAGTTCTTCATGGACTTCCTGAAGGCAGTGTTCACCCAGCGCCGGAAGACGATGCGCAACGCCGTCCGAAACACGGCCCACATCTCCGGGCTGGGCGACCCCGACGCGGTAGTCGAAGCCGCCGATGAGGAGCTTATGAGTGCCCGTGCCGGGAAGCTCACGCCGGCCGACTTCGCTACGCTGGCGACACTCGCCTACGAAGTCGGCCAGCCGGAGGTCTGA
- a CDS encoding HemK2/MTQ2 family protein methyltransferase translates to MGEESDAGGAGETAEESGTERPSLANQRGVESVYQPAEDSDLLARTARERVEAGDTVLDVGTGSGYVAATLADAGARAVGVDVSPLACQEAAENGVPVVRGDLVEPFRTDAFDLVAFNPPYLPTPPEQEWDDWMEHALSGGDDGRRLVDPFLETVERVLAPSGEALMLVSSLTNPEAVRAYAAEHGLASEQLASEKHPYEALVVLRFYRE, encoded by the coding sequence ATGGGTGAGGAGTCCGACGCCGGAGGAGCGGGAGAGACAGCCGAGGAGAGCGGCACCGAACGCCCGTCGCTGGCCAACCAGCGCGGCGTCGAATCGGTGTACCAGCCCGCAGAGGACTCGGACCTGCTGGCCCGGACGGCCCGCGAACGAGTCGAAGCGGGCGACACCGTCCTCGACGTGGGGACGGGCTCCGGCTACGTCGCCGCGACGCTCGCCGACGCCGGAGCGCGGGCGGTCGGCGTCGACGTGAGCCCGCTGGCCTGTCAAGAAGCGGCAGAAAACGGCGTCCCGGTCGTTCGTGGCGACCTCGTCGAGCCGTTCCGGACGGACGCCTTCGACCTCGTAGCGTTCAATCCGCCCTACTTGCCGACGCCGCCGGAACAGGAGTGGGACGACTGGATGGAACACGCGCTGTCTGGCGGCGACGACGGCCGTCGACTCGTCGACCCGTTCCTCGAAACTGTCGAGCGCGTGCTGGCCCCGAGCGGCGAAGCGCTCATGCTCGTCAGCAGTCTCACGAACCCGGAGGCAGTGCGAGCGTACGCGGCTGAGCACGGCCTGGCGAGCGAGCAGCTTGCGAGTGAGAAACACCCATACGAAG
- a CDS encoding RNA polymerase Rpb4 family protein, whose protein sequence is MTIFKEKVSEEFLTVAETKEILEDLEMERAAEEDREMRYELKRAIEHVNRFAVLDPEESLQLVEDLEELEKVDTPTAYKIANLRPLDRDELRAVFAKERYTLDGDELDEILNIVKQYA, encoded by the coding sequence ATGACGATATTCAAAGAGAAGGTCAGTGAGGAGTTTCTGACGGTCGCGGAGACCAAGGAGATACTCGAAGACCTCGAGATGGAGCGGGCGGCCGAGGAGGACCGCGAGATGCGCTACGAGCTCAAGCGGGCTATCGAGCACGTCAACCGCTTTGCCGTCCTCGACCCCGAGGAGTCGCTGCAGCTGGTCGAAGACCTCGAAGAACTCGAAAAGGTCGACACGCCGACGGCCTACAAGATCGCGAACCTGCGGCCGCTGGACCGCGACGAGCTCCGCGCCGTGTTCGCCAAGGAGCGGTACACGCTCGATGGCGACGAACTCGACGAGATTCTCAACATCGTCAAGCAGTACGCGTAG
- a CDS encoding HVO_2753 family zinc finger protein → MSESQQKQARKCVSCGINIAGTNAAAFKCPDCGQQIYRCATCRKQSNLYKCPDCGFMGP, encoded by the coding sequence ATGAGCGAGAGCCAACAGAAACAGGCGCGCAAGTGCGTCTCGTGTGGCATCAACATCGCCGGCACGAACGCCGCCGCGTTCAAGTGCCCGGACTGTGGACAGCAGATCTACCGCTGTGCCACCTGCCGGAAGCAGAGCAACCTCTACAAATGCCCGGACTGCGGCTTCATGGGGCCATAA
- a CDS encoding sugar phosphate isomerase/epimerase family protein, translated as MDIGVLTVPLGGQPLDEALAYLSDLGVDAVELGCGGWPGDDHLDRQAYLDNEDKQAELHDLLDEHDLRVSALATHNNPLHPDDDQAAEADRELREAIRLADQLDVNTVTGFSGLPAGGPNDEVPNWITAPWPTEHADAHEYQWRVADEYWSDLAAHAGAHDVDIAIEMHPNMLVYEPRGLLELRRRTNDRIGANFDPSHLYWQGIDVTEAIRLLGEHDAIHHFHAKDTKVYESNAREKGVLDTAPYTDEADRSWLFRSIGYGHDESHWKDVVSTLRMVGYDGALSIEHEDSLTSACEGLEKAVDVLDRAVFETQPGDAYWAE; from the coding sequence ATGGATATCGGTGTACTGACGGTCCCTCTGGGCGGACAGCCACTCGACGAGGCGCTGGCGTATCTCAGCGACCTAGGCGTCGATGCGGTCGAACTGGGCTGTGGCGGCTGGCCCGGCGACGACCACCTCGACAGGCAAGCGTATCTCGACAACGAGGACAAACAGGCCGAACTGCACGACCTGCTCGACGAGCACGACCTTCGGGTGAGCGCGCTGGCGACCCACAACAATCCGCTCCATCCCGACGACGACCAGGCCGCCGAGGCCGACCGGGAACTCCGGGAAGCGATCCGGCTGGCCGACCAGCTCGACGTGAACACCGTTACGGGGTTCTCTGGCCTGCCTGCCGGCGGCCCGAACGACGAGGTGCCGAACTGGATCACCGCGCCGTGGCCGACCGAACACGCCGACGCCCACGAGTATCAGTGGCGCGTCGCCGACGAGTACTGGTCGGACCTCGCGGCCCACGCCGGCGCACACGACGTGGACATCGCCATCGAGATGCATCCCAATATGCTGGTGTACGAACCCCGCGGGCTGCTCGAACTCCGCAGGCGGACGAACGACCGAATCGGCGCGAACTTCGACCCGTCGCATCTGTACTGGCAGGGCATCGATGTGACCGAGGCCATCCGCCTGCTCGGCGAGCACGACGCCATCCACCACTTCCACGCCAAGGACACGAAGGTGTACGAGTCAAACGCCCGGGAGAAGGGCGTGCTAGACACCGCGCCGTACACAGACGAAGCGGACCGGTCGTGGCTGTTCCGCTCTATCGGCTATGGGCACGACGAATCCCACTGGAAGGATGTGGTGTCGACGCTGCGGATGGTCGGCTACGACGGTGCGCTCTCCATCGAACACGAGGACTCACTCACTAGCGCATGCGAGGGACTGGAGAAGGCCGTCGACGTGCTCGACCGCGCCGTCTTCGAGACCCAGCCCGGCGACGCCTACTGGGCGGAGTAG
- a CDS encoding TIGR00266 family protein, translated as MDIELTHKPSYTHVRVALDSGESILAEPGAMVSHSPTIEIETTTSRDGLLSSAKSMLGGESLLANEFTAQGGSGTLTLAPPTPGDVHHHELTGETLYAVDGAFLAADPDIDIDSEFGGIKSMLAGASITPLALKGTGNVLIEAFGGLETVELDAGESYTIDNDHVVAWEESVNFDAHRVGGLKSTLLSGEGLVMDFTGPGTVWYQTRGLDSFTSAIADALPGTGDNDGDASGLDDFI; from the coding sequence ATGGACATCGAACTCACACACAAGCCCTCGTACACGCACGTCCGCGTTGCGCTCGACAGCGGCGAATCGATACTCGCGGAACCCGGCGCGATGGTCAGCCACTCGCCGACCATCGAGATCGAGACGACGACCAGCCGGGACGGCCTCCTCAGCTCCGCGAAGTCGATGCTCGGCGGTGAGTCGCTCCTAGCGAACGAGTTCACCGCGCAGGGCGGTTCGGGCACCCTGACCCTCGCGCCGCCGACACCGGGCGACGTACACCATCACGAACTCACTGGCGAGACGCTGTACGCCGTCGACGGGGCGTTCCTCGCAGCCGACCCGGATATCGACATCGATTCGGAGTTCGGCGGCATCAAGTCGATGCTGGCCGGCGCGAGCATCACGCCGCTGGCGCTGAAAGGGACCGGAAACGTCCTCATCGAGGCCTTCGGCGGGCTGGAAACCGTCGAACTCGACGCCGGCGAGTCCTACACAATCGACAACGACCACGTCGTCGCCTGGGAGGAGTCAGTCAACTTTGACGCCCACCGCGTCGGCGGGCTGAAGTCGACGTTACTCAGCGGTGAGGGGCTCGTGATGGACTTCACCGGTCCCGGAACGGTCTGGTATCAGACGCGCGGTCTCGACTCGTTCACCTCGGCTATCGCTGACGCGCTGCCCGGGACGGGTGATAACGACGGTGACGCGTCCGGTCTGGACGACTTCATCTGA